The Thiorhodovibrio frisius genome segment GACTTTGTTATGGGTATGACCAACTTCCTGCTCGAACTTGGCGCCGAGCCCACCCACGTGCTCTGTCACCACGCCAACAAGCGCTGGAAAAAGGCCTTGGAAAAAACTCTCGCTGCCTCGCCCTATGGTCAGCAAGCGACTGTCTATCTGAGTAAGGATCTGTGGCACATGCGCTCGCTGTGCTTTACCGACAAGCCAGACTTCCTGATTGGCAACAGTTACGGTAAGTTCATTCAGCGCGACACCCTGCACAAGGGCAAGGAATTCGAGGTGCCATTGATCCGCATTGGCTTCCCGATTTTCGACCGCCATCATCTGCATCGGATGACCACCATGGGCTATGAGGGTGCCATGTACATTCTCACCACGTTGGTCAATGCGGTGCTTGAGCGTCTTGATGAAGAAACGCGCATCATGGCCAAGACCGACTTTAACTACGACTTGATTCGTTAATGCAGGTAGCCGGCGCTGTCATGCACTGACAGCGCCGGTTGGCAGCGAATCATGAGGATGCATGAATGCCCAATGTGATGATTCGAAAAAAAGACGATGGCGCTCTGCTTTTCTATGTCGCAAAAAAGGACATGGAAGAGACCATCGCCAGCGTCGAGACTGACACGGCCGAGGCTTGGGGGGGTGAAGTGGCCCTGACTGACGGTTCGCGCTGGTACATCGACCCGATCAGCCCTCCGCCTGCCTTTCCGACAACCCTGAGATTCAAGCGCGCCGCATAATGGCGCCCGCCTGACAGGAGATATCCCATGGCTTACCAGATAATGAAAGACCTTTGCACCGCCTGTGGCGACTGCGAGCCAGTCTGCCCGACTGACTCAATCGGCCCGGCCAAAGGCGTCTATGCCATTAATACTGAAACCTGCAACGAATGCGACGGCGAGTCCGATATGCCCCAGTGCATCGACGCCTGCATGGAAGACGGCTGCATTCTTCCTGTTTGATAATGGCGGTGTCCAGGGGCGAACTTGTTCGCCCCATCTAATTTTAGGCTGCGGACTCGTTCGCCCCATGCACTAAACACTGGCTAAGACCACCCGTAACACCATGACCACCACCGCACTGACCGAAGACATGGCGCTGCGCATTGGCCTAGCCGCGCGCGCCCTGCCCGATACCACGCCGGCGCGCCTGATGGCGGTATTGGCCGACTGCATTGGTCTGCCACCCAACGCCGAAAAGCTCGACACCCTGAGCATCAAGCAACTGCGCAATGGCGCCAGCGGCGAACTTGCTGATTGCGACAACTCGGTGCTCAAAACTGCGCTGGCCTACCTCAAGGGCACCGCCAGCACGGACAGCCTGCCACCCCCGGCGCCCCAAAGCCCGCTGACCAATGCAGAGGGAAGCGACCCCGAAGGCGTGATTCGAGTCGCCATTGCCTCCAACAATGGCGAGTTGCTCGACGGCCATTTCGGCTCTTGCGAGCGATTTTTGGTGTATCAAGTCAGCCTTGATCAGGTCCGCCTGATTGACTGTCGCGAGATCGACGACCGCCAGGCCGATGACGACAAGAACGGCTATCGTGCCGGCCTGATCGCCGATTGCCAGTTGCTTTATGTGGTATCCGTTGGCGGCCCAGCCGCAGCTAAGGTGGTCAAGCACAACATTCACCCCATCAAGGTACCCGA includes the following:
- the nifT gene encoding putative nitrogen fixation protein NifT, whose protein sequence is MPNVMIRKKDDGALLFYVAKKDMEETIASVETDTAEAWGGEVALTDGSRWYIDPISPPPAFPTTLRFKRAA
- a CDS encoding 4Fe-4S binding protein produces the protein MAYQIMKDLCTACGDCEPVCPTDSIGPAKGVYAINTETCNECDGESDMPQCIDACMEDGCILPV
- a CDS encoding dinitrogenase iron-molybdenum cofactor biosynthesis protein, producing the protein MTTTALTEDMALRIGLAARALPDTTPARLMAVLADCIGLPPNAEKLDTLSIKQLRNGASGELADCDNSVLKTALAYLKGTASTDSLPPPAPQSPLTNAEGSDPEGVIRVAIASNNGELLDGHFGSCERFLVYQVSLDQVRLIDCREIDDRQADDDKNGYRAGLIADCQLLYVVSVGGPAAAKVVKHNIHPIKVPDGGAAPALIAELQQIIGDKTPPWLAKIMGQPAESRVRFTAEALEE